The Anas acuta chromosome 9, bAnaAcu1.1, whole genome shotgun sequence sequence TTGCTCATTTGTCCACCTGAGATTTGCTGTGGACAGTAGCCAGCTCtttgaacaaaaatgttttgttgtgaTTATAAGCTTATCAAGAGTTTACAGCCCTCCACCGCTAGCCTTGTGCAGAGGTGGGGTCTCTtctggcactgccagggatCTCAGGCCAAATGGGTTTCCAGAGAGTCTTGTGGAGATGTGGGGTAGTTTTTGCGCTCAGGGACAGCCAGGACAGGGCAAAGTACTGAACAGAATCCTGTGGAAATGGAGAAGATTGTGTGTGATTCTGAGAACAATAAATACGTATCATATGTAATCACTGTCCACACTCTAATTAGCATTCATTCCTTAAAAAAGAGGTAGCAGCAATTTCCTGCGTTAACAGTGCTGAGCATTTTGGTGTCAACTCATATTCCAACACTTAACCATGCACCATTCCATGAAACGGAATGGGAGAGTTCCTGTGAGCACACAACACTGGCAAAGGCTGGGCtaaagcagggagaggggaggaggaggaatgaaATAGCAAAATTGAGTACGCAATGtatagaaaacaacaaacaaattcACTCgctacaaaaagcaaaatgtgaagaccTTCTGTTGAGCATTTAGCACCTAGTGCTTTGGAAATccagatgaaaaatattataaacTTGCAACTCCATGACATTCTGGTCCAGCATCTGTGTCTTTGGCAAAGAAGTTGGATTTTTTCCAAATCTGTTCCTGAACTTCCAAAGAGCAAACTTCAAGTTATTTAAAGACCTAGTAGCTGAGATCCCCTGGAACACTGTCCTTATGGACAAAGGAGCTAAGCAGAGCTGGAGACTCTTAAAGGATGTTTTTCGTAGAGCACAAGAACTCTCCATCCCTCTGCATAAaaaagcaggcagggagggcagacaACTGGGATGGCTGAGCAGggacctgctggtcaaactgaggtGCAAGAGGGAAATGTACGGGCAGTAGGAGCAGGGATGtgtggcctgggaagagtacagggatgTGGTCTGGATGTGCAGGGGTGGGATAAGggaagccaaggcacagatgaaACTGATCTTGGtaagggatgcaaagaataataGGAAGGGATTCTAGAggtacattgctcagaaaagaaggGCCAGGGAGATTGTACCCCTTCCTGGGTACCTGTATCCCTTCATggggaaggctgaggtactcaataacttctttgcctccatcttcactgccagtcaggcttcccaagtcttCCGTTTCCCTGAACCCGTAGatgggggagcaaagtcccacCTGCTGTAAGTGACAAccaggtttgagaccacctgatgaaactcAATACATACAAGTCTATGGGGACTGATGCcgtgcatcccagggtcctgaaggaattggctgatatagttgccaagcctctctccatcatatttatttgaaaagtcctggcagtcagatgaaatccctggtgactggaaaaaaggaaacatcacttccatttttaaaaagggtagaaaggaggacctgaggaactacagaccagtgagtctcacctctgtgcttgCAAGATCTTGGGGCAGATCCTCcaggaagcaatgtcaaggcataTGCAAGACAAAGAGATTATCCAaaacagccagcatggcttcaccaagtGTAAATTGTCCTTtaccaatctggtggccttctgtgataGAGTGACTGCAACAGTTGACAAAGACCAATccatgtcatctacctggacttctgcaaggcctttgacatggtcccacatgatATCCTAGTCTCCAAATGGgggagagatggatttgatgggtggaccattcagtgggttagatgaggccctgagcaacctgatctcGTGGGttgcatccctgcctatggcagaagggttggaactagatgacttttgaggtcccttccaacccaggccagtctatggttctgtgattatTAGTGGTTTAGATCATTtccaaagaaatatataaatgatgACACTAAAACTGTAGGAGTTTGTACCTGGTACAGAATAGGTGTTGTCCCAGTGAATTATCAGTTGCAGACACTGGAAGGATGTGAACAAACCTTAAGGCAACTCTGAAATAACAAAGGTTATGCAGCCTGTGTCCTTTGTAACCTACTGTCGGGAGTTCAGTTACTGCTGCTTAATACTGAATATTCATGAAGTCAGTAAATGAATAATTGggatacatttacattttattactgATATGGGATAGCCGGGGTATCTTACAAAGATGCTGATGATTCATTTTGGCATGACAGTAAGAGGGTGCAGAGGGAATCTGTCAGTATGACTTGCTAATGCAAAAGTAATTATTCCATTTTCTAACTTAAATACCAAGAAAGACACTGATCTTTAAGAGTGAATCTGCCTAGTAGTGCCTTTCACTATGTATTAGAGATCTGTACAGAGCCAGCATGCTGCAGCTTTATCTTTCTATTTCTGCAGTAGCTGAAgaagtgaggaagaggaggcagaaaTAAACCTCcccagaaacacagaaatggcTTAGAGCTCCTGTAAGCTGCAGATCGATCCTGATGCACTTGATAAATGAGGAGGATTAGATAAGTGATTTGAGTAGAAAGTAATAGCAATGGAAGGAGCTTTCCATTACACTGAGACCCTAACTCTCAAAATATAATGAAGCTTTTATGGGTCAATTTAATTATAGTTGAGCTATACAAATATTTACCATGGCTACATAAGAAAAAGTTGCATTCCTCTATCTAAGCGCACTCCATAAATACAGCTGCTATAAAGATATGTAAAGAAGGTAGAAttgaaaatttcaaagaaagctAAATTTACAACTGGCTTCAATTCATCCCATTGTGCTTGTGATTTTGAATCATGGTCTTCTCCTACACAGTGCCGTTCCATTGATGTCCTCATTGCCGTATTGTATGCCAGCCTGTACTGCAGGGGTCACGTCATGCAGTGTGTTGAAAAACTTGGGCTGGGGCTGACCAGGCCTGCTGGTCCTCCGCACAGGGCCACTGTTTGCCCCCATTTGTGTGTGGTGGGATtgtggaggggaagaaagatgGCCCGGGAAGATGGTGGCTTTGGCAGTGCGTATGTATGCGAGCGGTTTACCTGAGATCTGCCGGTTGTCGGAAAGAGGTGAACAAAGCAGACACAAGAGTAAAGGCAGGTGCAAGCCTTCAGGCAGCTCGTATACAAGAATTTCCAGACCATGTACTCTACATCTGGCAGACAGCTCACATTATATGTCTTTGATAAATAGTTCTtattaaagagagagaaatttctcATTCCCCAGAGAAGTTGTTTCATACATTTTTCAATCtttaagcaaaatgaaaaagtttaaTGAAAAAGCCTCTATTCAGCCGCCCTCACTGAGCCTCCAGTCAAGATTTTCCTGAAGtaaataaattcttaatttGCTATAGATAATGTCTATCAGATGATAGTACCAGAAGCAcaattgaaaatgaaagaacagcAGACTTGGAAAAGACATTATTACCCACTTTTCCATGAACAGAACCATCAGCATGTTGACTTAAGGCAAGGCTGTCAAGGCAGAAGGAGCCAACTGAGGTCATGCAGAAAGGTTTTAGGTGGCCTCTTTCCAGAGCAGATCAGCCATGCAGATGTGTATGGGATGCAGTATGAATCTTCAGTTCACTTGGTCCAAACTGCCTTcaggttggggttggggtttggAGGGAGAGAAAGTGCAGAGTCCCGTTGTGAGTGGGGTTGTGTAAAGGCTCCCAAAGGGAGTTCAGGTCTACCCAAAGGTTTCTGTTGGGAGCACTTCAGAGAATTTGTTGAAATGTCTGGGGCAGGGccagcagcctggggcaggCTCTGGGAGGATGTGCAGCTTCCAGTGGCTGGTTCCCTTCCTTTGTGCGGGCTGGCACTGAGAGGGACCGAGAGGTCCCTTTGTCCTGCCACAGCTGTCTGGCAAACCTCTGACAGGTTGCCTGCCTGGGAGAGTAGTACCAAAATGACTTCCATCAGTGGGACTGAACAGAGGTTCTTCTGAACAGCCCCTGTGCAAGGCTCAGATGGGTAATTCTGGTCCCAGCATTGCTAAGCACGGTTCTTCCCTTTTTGTGTGGGTCACCAAAGCCAGGGACAGGGAATTCCCTGCCAcaccttctgcttttctggGGCCTTTTGTTGCACCCGGGGCAGCTGCTCGACAGCATGGCACCAGCAATGGCGAGCAGACCCCTTCAGCCAGCGGGCTCGTTAGCCTCGTACGCTGAGGTTGCTGGATACAGCGGTAGACTTTTAATCAGCCTGTTCCCTGACCCACCTCATCCTTCCAGTTCTTCTCTAGGAAAACCTGAGAGTGGGTCCGCAGAAGAAACAGGTGGAAGTTACAGCGATCGGAACCGAGCTTGGCTGCCCCGTGTTGCCACCCACACAGCTCCTGTTCTCACATGTTTAGGGGACATTGGCTCTTCTGACAGGCTTTTCTGAGGATTAGAGAGCTCCTCTTTGTTCCCGAAATTACCTCCTTGCTCATAGCACGAAATGGTTTGGCCGACCGCTTCCTGAATGGCAGCTCTGACGAGCGAGGCACCTACAATCTGCGCAACCCGTAGCTCCACCCACATCACTGagcacttttaaataaataaataaataaataagtaaaaaaggcaaaaaaaaaaaaaaaacaacaaacagccGAACCCAGCCGCTGCGGCTTGGCAGGCGCTGTGCAGCCGCCCCCTGCCGGCCGGAGGCGGTCCTGCAGCCCCGCACTGCCCCTGCCCGCGGCCAGGCGGCGCCGCCCCGATCCGGAGTGGCTCCGGAGTGGCTCCGGAGTGGCTCCGGGCGCGGTGCCGCGATGGGGCCGAGGGTCGGGGCGCGGCGAGCGTTCTCGTTGCCTCCGGTGTGTGCAGAGTTCAGGAGGTGCGGGCTGCCGCCCCGCACGGTGTGCAGCACCTCCTGGGCCAGCAGCTTGGGTTCTtgcactgccctgccagcaagggggCTGGGAGTGCATGGgaaactgggaggggacagagccggGACAGCTGGCCGCAGGGGTGTTCCTCACCATCCCGTGTGGCATCGTGCTGAACAGCTCATAcggggtggctggggggggacaggatGGGCAGGACCGCTGCATGGGGAcgggctgggcattggtcagcaggtggtgagcaattgcactgcGCATCGCTTGCTTTGGGACATTCCTCACTGTCAGCAGCAGCGTTATTGTTACTTCCCtgccttttctgtcctattaagctgtctttatcCTAGCCCATGAGCTTTgactattttttcctcctgagcCTCCCACAGTGCCGTTTGCTGTAGCCACCCTCCAGGTTAAGCCAGAACAAGAACACAGGTGGGAAAGGGTTGGATGTGCACCTCCTCGTTTGGCTTTCAAAAGGACACAGACCAACAAGTTACTCTAGTGAATGGTGTGATTGGGCAAGTTCTCCTGATTAGGGAACTTGTCGGGACAACTGATCTTCTTTTcctgatgttattttttcataatactCACCACAAACACTTGCTGAATTTGAAAAAATTACAGAGAGGTCATCTGTGACGTTTTGGGTTTCGGGTCTGGGGTTTGGGTCCAGGGCTAGGGGTCCAGGGCTACGGCTTGGGGTTGGGGATCCAGGGTCAAGGGTCCAGGTCTTGGGCTCCAGGATTGAGGGTCCGGGCTCGAGGGTCTGCAGTCGAGGGTCCAGGGCTGGGTCTGGGGTCAAGGGTCCGGGCTTGAGGGTCTGGGGTTGAGGGCTTAGGGCTGGGGTTTGTGTTTTGAACTTGGGGTCAAGGGTCCAGGCTCAAGGGTCCAGGGTTGGGGCAGGGGATTAGCTCCAGGTCTGGGGTCTGTTCCAGGGTTTGGGGGTCAGGGTTAGCTCTGGGGTTGAGGCTTGGAGTGAGCTCTGGTTTGGGGTTCAGGATCAGCCGTGGGGTCGGGGCTCTGGGTCTGCTCTGGGATCTGGGGCTCAGGTCTGGGGCTCGGGGTTAGCTCTGGGGTGGGGGCTCCGGAGTTCTGGGTTCAAGGGCCTGGGGTTGAGGGTCtggggttggggctctgggTTCAAGGGTCCAGGTTCGGGGCTCAGGGTTGGGGACTTGGGATCAGCTCCAGGTCAGGGGCTAAAGGTCAGCTCTGGGGTCAGGGCTTAGGGTCAGCTCCAGAGAGGGGGCTCTGGGGTTGAGGGTCCAGGATCAAGGGCCTGGAGTTGAGGGTCCGAGGCTCAgggctggggcttgggtttggttcccggggctggggcttggGGTTATCTGTGGGTCctgggggagctgtggggtCATGGGCTCTGTAGTTAATAGCACATCACGGGTTAACTGTATCAACCCCACTGCCCTCTGTTTTGATCAAGCTATTGCCAGGCTAATGTGATGTTTCTTGATACAGACCAAGATTTCTTTGTccctttgctctgctttcaCTGGTCGTGACCATGagtccccccagccccttcccttaCATCTTTTCTCATACTATAATGTCCCCAGCATGGTGAAACCTAAAAACACATGCAATATCCAAACTGGGAGTGACCATGGACTTGCATGATGGCATGATGATGCctcctagtttttttttttttatggcctATTTGATTTGTCTTTCTGCGTGTGGCTCAGCAGCAACCAGCAGTTTACTGTAACTAATCTGGGGGTTGAAATGTTCAGCTGCCCTGGGCCTTTAAAGTGAAGCTGGAGATATTTCCCCGGGTTCCTGATGTTGCGCTTACTTTAGTTGGCCGTTTTGTTGTTCACTTGTTTGGTACTGCAAGTTCCTCTCTTGATTCTTCCTCATCTGCTCTTGGCTTTGCCATCTTGGGCAACCTGACACTGTCAGAAAACTTGGATCCTCTGtattcagaaaaaggaaagaaaatgattctAGGAAAACCTGAAAGCTGAGTCCAGTTCAGATCTAAGGAAAGCATATTTCGGTCACATGAATCTCCTTTTGACCTGTGCTGTTTGGACCAAGTTGCTGGGGGAAATAATCAAGCACTTGTTTTCCAGAGACGTTCTGCAAGTCACAGCTGTTGGTTGTTTCTGATGTGCAGAAGTGTTGCAGCCTTACAGAGAACATTTTGTCTGCTCAAACCAGGGACAAAGCACTTGAGATGCAACTGTAAGTGTCATTTGGTTTTCAAATAAGTTCTTAAAGAGCTCTGCACACATGTGCTTTTGCCTATTAAGTAAAAAGTATTCAGTTCATTAAAGCAATGTACAACTCCTTTCAGTGCCTGCAGGACTACACAAATTTTTGTGTAACACCCATCTAATATTGCTACAGTGGAAACAGTCACTTTgtcttattaattttttttcctagttaaTCTTAACAAGTAGAGCTGACTTGATCCACAGAAACTGTCTCAGTAACGCAGCCCCTTGGAAGTGAGGTGATGAGGAGGCAGGGTTGTGGCACTTGCAGGACTGTTCCCCACCAGGGAGCAAGTCACACAAACAACTGCTCGGCCCATTCTGCATTACCCTGTTCCAAAGGGGATGTCCTCAATGCTCCTATTGATTTCTGCCTCTGACAGAGCTGACTGATGCATGTGGGATTTTCTGGCTTTGAGAGCCATCTACAGAAAGTCCTTATTGATTGGATCCTCTTAGGGCAGGTTGGTGGGATGTGCTCATTAACATCAGCCCCCTCTATAATGTAATGAAGCTTGCGTGAGTCAGAGGCCTTACGTGAAAACATTATTGAGAACTTGCTCCCTGAAGAAGTCAGGGGGCACAACTGCTCCCTGAGAAGCAGTCCTGTAGAGCAGAAGTCTTGATAGAaagaattaacatttaaaacaactgTATCTCTTGTCTGTATACCCCAATACGACTGTTTTAAATGCTAATTCTGATCCTCTTTATTATTTCCTAGGCTTCCTTTAGCATGGAAACCCTGAGAATTTATTTCCATCTCCAGTTTGTGctttaacaaatgaaaacttttaataaAAGTTAAATTGAAAGCCTGTAATTGCTGGAAGACTGTCACACTACGTCGGGTCTGTGGTTTTCTTAGCTCTGGAAGCGGGTAACTCCAAGCTTCAAAAGACAGAATAAGAAACTGTAGAGAAGGTGGAGGTGGGGCACCCTGCCCCGTCTCCGTGCATGTCAGTGGGAGCCTGGGTAAGGGAATCCTCTGATCAACGGGTGTTGTAGCAGACCCTGCTGCAACCTGAGCGATGCTGGACCTGAAAACCTCTGTGACTTTGTCATCCTCCCACAGCACGTCACTAAATCCTCCAGGGGAGAGCTGCAGCGTGTAGCTGTGTCacattgctgttttcctttgtcaCCCCCCAAAGCTCGTTGTCTCACCTCCCACTTGGAACTACACCTCCCTTAGCGTCTGCCAGAATACAGAGGTGCCAATGGACGAGTACAGAAGTAGCTATATGCTTCTTAATTACAgacaattaatttttttgtgtgtgtattagCATATGTAAGTGCTTCTCATTGCAAAGCCAAGTTTATAAATCGTATTCAAACTGTGCTGGAGCATGGACCTGGGCACGCAGCTGCCCCAGAGGACTCCACCACGCAGGGGCCGTACCTCCTCTCTGCTGCATCCCAGGCAAGTGGGGCAGAACTGCTGCCTGTCTGTGGGGGATGCAGGGACACATCCTGCAAGCCTCAGAAATACTAAACAGGAGGATTAAAGCTTTTTAAGGATGGAATAGGTTCTgctttcataatatttttcttctcagcctcCGCATGAGTTGGCACAGCTTGGTGTGCTACAAagcactctttttttcccttgctcaGAACATCCTTAATTAATTCTTGGCAGGTCTGTCTAGCTCTGTGCGTAGATAGGAAGAAACTCCAGCAAAGCTGGGGCCTCCTGCAAGGCCACTCGCCTGGGCTGCCGCACTCCAGGCCTCTGCTTGAGGGAGGCTTCCACTGTGTGAAGTTCATGTGGCAGACAAGTGGACACGGTAGAGCAAAGGCACCAACGTGAGATCCCACAGATGCAGTAGGGGAATGCAGCGGTAGGAGTTACCTGGAATTGTGATGGGTACATTATTTTGCAGATTTAAAGTAAAGGCAACTGAAAGTTTCCAGCTGAACGTAAGCAGTGAGCTCTGCAGTGGCATTTCAGCAGCTCCTTTCCATAGTGGAGCGTTCTAGAAACAGCTGCCAGATTTGACAGCACAACCTTGAGCTGGCCACATCTTCTAGAAATGCCAAAATCTGCACATGGCCATGGGATGACAGAGCTCTTCCTGCTGCGCCGTAGTCTCTGCCTACACCTGCTGGCATCAGGAGTTTTGTgctaaaagaaaaccaagatgTGCACATTGACGGAATATTCTCCAAACTGCTTCTTCCTTCCAGACTTTGGAAGTGCTTGATCTGTTCAGCAACCTCAGCGTGATGGAGCCTAAGGCACCTGTTTGGCACCAGGAGAGAAATCTTTACTGGAAATCAACATGATACGAAAATGCATGTCCGTGCGCCTTATTGACCCTGTTCAAAGGTTGCAGTACTCTCCTCATCACCATGGCAGATGTCATCAGGGacctgcttttttgttttatgcaaGCTAATTGATTCCAGTTGGTACCCGATGCACATCTACATTTTAAGGATCCCAAGTAAAAGCACAAAAAGTCAGGCATTTGAAGTTCTTGCCTCTCAACTGGAGAGGGAACTCAATATCCTCTCAGCAATTTGCTCAAAGAATGTTTCTAAAAATCTACTTTTCTGaagaagagggggaaagaaaggaaataaggtGGGTAGCAAAAGTAACAATAATCTCTGAATTTGCTTCTgggttttcttcctctgttagAAGTGTTATTGCTGAAGTTGATTCTGAGGTCTCTTCCGAAGGCAGTGTTGAAATATAATGCAAATGTGAGCAGTTAAAATTCCTCTATGTGAAGATGACAAAATCAGATTGGTGTGCTAACTCAGTGACGTTTCTCTCCTTTGTCCCCCACCCTTCTTTGAACAGTGCTGATATTTTATGGCAATAGCAATCCTTTTGGAATTTTGTGGCTGACTTGGAGCTGCAGACCTTTACTATTGCAAGTAGGataaaagggaagaggaagagaggtaATTTCtaaagtgaaattaaattaaccacaaaataaaacatttctgaagaaaatttcaTGTCAGTTTAGAGAAGCCTTTTGGATTTATGCctcctaaaaataaattatcatttaaaacttcagtactgtatttttttaatactctgaTGCAGTTCTGAAAATGTAAGGAAATATAATTGAATCTTGTCATGCCTAGATTAATAAGTAAATCTATTTTGGAACAGAATCTTCTAatacaagaagaaataatataCTTTGCATAATTCTTAATATCTTCTAATAATCCCCAGTtgtacagattattttttcagaaacagcagcttgcaggaaaaatgaaatttattggcttccttttcttctgtatgcTGATGAACATGCTAACAGGTAAGATTACTgatatatttattcttctttatttttcaagcagTCTGAAATCTTTTGTTACCGAACAAGTCTCTTCTATTTAGTATCAGCTATTGCTTGTGTATTAATTGTAACTGCTTCCTGCTGTATTTGGCTTGTAGCACTCAGAGACCACACACACGGGCAATTTTTTACTCATctgtttgagaaagaaaaacatttgtctgtACGGAGAGCACTGTGTGCGTCTCTAAGAGCTTGTCGGCTTCTGGCTACAcagcaaacctttttttttattaactgaaAGCCCTTCGGTGCAAGAACTGGTATTGATAAGTTTCCTGTTTGTTTACAGATGCCCAGTCAATTCAGGAAGGAGATGGTAATTcttatatctttttctttcctatgtaTCATTAACAATTCAGAGAGTCAATTGTAACTCCCAGGCCTGATCCCTAGCATCAGTTTTGGCAGGAACACTTAAGTCAACTCATTGGGTTGGGATTCAGGCTTTCAGAATCGCGTTTGTCTAGTTCTGGTGGGGAAAGAAGGGGGAGTTTtaagttttaatgaaaatttaagCTAATGTATTTGCAAtcttaacatgaaaaaaacatctgtaacAAATATTGCGACTCCTTAAAGGTAAATCCTCCACAGGGTTAAGGTCAATTAATGAATGATCTGTTTTATAAAAACGTAACTGGAAAGCACCAGGCTTATAAATGTATGAGAGACATCTGAGAATTCTGGCAGTCCCAATAAGTAATTCTAGATGTCTGTCTACTTATTGGCAAGAAATACTCAGTTCCACagcaaaaagattaaaatttacAAATTGCCACAAATccaattaaagaaatattttaacaacCCCCTTAGCACAGCCACCCTGTGGTGTGTGACACTTTGGGTGATTAGCCCATTGGATTGGTGTTTgcctttgatttaaaaaaacaaccaaaaaaacaacaacaaaaaaaaaaaaaaacaactcagcaTCTTAATGATGTTTACACTGGCTTACTGATataataaattcattttgaaaaaggaGGTAGCACAGAAATATCTGTCATAACAAGGTACTGTTATTGCTGGCATAAATCTAACCCACAGGACAGGCAGCAGCATCCGGAGTGCACAGGCACAGATACGCAAAGGGAATGCTATAACAGatatggaaaacagaaacatataTACAGAATAAGAGCTGATGTgattatttctaattaaaagtatttttcccaTGCTGCATCTTTCCTTATGGCTCTAGCATCTTTTGAATGTATCATCCGTTTTCACAAGTTTAAGGTTTAAGTGCACCTAAGTTTTATTTGTGTATAGCAAATGATTTTTTGGCAACCTCTGAAATGAATGTGTGCCATCGAAAAGCAAAAACTGTTTGTGCAACGTCCTGTTGTTCTCATTATCAAAAATTATGGTTTTCTTTCATTGGCCAAGCAGCAGACAGCAAAGTGAATCTAAGTTCAGCAGATACCATCAGTGTGTTCTCTGCCACAGGCAACATTTGGCtgatttgtttggtttgttatGAGCCATCTGTGCCTGCACGCACCAAAAAATACGAAATGAAGGTCTGATCGTAGGATTGTTGAAGGTTATTAATTCCCACTGAAGACCCTGGTATGAAGCTGAGTCTGGTGAATGAAATGGCTCCCTTTTACTTAAAAGGGCTTTAAATGAAGCCAAAATTTGGGGTTTAGCTTTGCTGCACAGAAAGCCACTTCTGTCTGTGTGGTTGCAGCAAGCGTTCACATTGTACACGATTCTGTGTTTGCCTGGGGTTAGGCTGAAGGCTGGTCAGCTCCTGGTATTTACAAaacttttgtttccattttatatttggcttttatatttttatgtggcAGAGGAAATGTAGTAGAGGAGCAACGgggaaatatcttttttttagGGAGCTAAAATATCTTTCAGGAGCTAGTGGCTCCCTCTTTCACgctgtgcccagcagcagggaaccCCAAACCACACTGGCACAAGCTTtcaacagaaatgctttgtaCACTAATTGCCATTTGTCTTTATTATTTGAGATCTTTATCGGGAACCTGTAGCCATGCCCTACTGGCCCTTCTCCTCCAGCGACTTCTGGTCCTACGTGGAGTATTTCCGGGCGCTGGGCGCCTATGACAGGATCGACGAAATGGCCAGAGCCTTGTTCGCCCAGCTGCCCATGGGCAGCCACCTGGGCTACCAGCTGCCTGGCCACGAGCACTGAGGCAGCGCGTCCCTGCGCATCCCTGCGGTGCTGCGGCCAGAGCCAACGCGTCCTGGCGGGCGGCTGGCAAGAGGCCTGGCAATGGGCTCCTTGCAGCAGGTGCGTGcagtgctgcctgtgctgggaggCCAGCGAGGAACAGCAGCCTTTTCTTTCCGCCATTCTTtacttctttaccgaaagggttgtgaggcactggaacgggctgcccagggaagtggtggagtcaccatccctggaagtctttaaaagacgtttagatgtagagcttagggatatggtttagtggggactgttagtgttaggtcagaggttggactcgatgatcttgaggtctcttccaacctagaaattctgtgaaattct is a genomic window containing:
- the OTOS gene encoding otospiralin; its protein translation is MFLKIYFSEEEGERKEIRLFFQKQQLAGKMKFIGFLFFCMLMNMLTDAQSIQEGDDLYREPVAMPYWPFSSSDFWSYVEYFRALGAYDRIDEMARALFAQLPMGSHLGYQLPGHEH